One Pseudomonas tolaasii NCPPB 2192 genomic window carries:
- the lspA gene encoding signal peptidase II, whose translation MPNASSRFGRLGWLVLSVLVLIIDQVSKAHFEGSLQMFQQIVVIPDYFSWTLAYNTGAAFSFLADSSGWQRWLFALIAVVVSAVLVVWLKRLGRDDTWLAIALALVLGGALGNLYDRIALGHVIDFILVHWQNRWYFPAFNFADSAITVGAIMLALDMFKSKKTGETVND comes from the coding sequence ATGCCTAATGCTTCCAGCCGTTTCGGACGTCTGGGCTGGCTCGTATTGAGTGTGCTGGTCCTGATCATCGATCAGGTCAGCAAGGCTCACTTCGAAGGCTCCCTGCAGATGTTCCAGCAAATTGTGGTCATTCCCGACTACTTCAGCTGGACCCTGGCCTACAACACCGGCGCAGCCTTCAGCTTCCTGGCCGACAGCTCCGGCTGGCAGCGCTGGCTGTTCGCCTTGATCGCCGTGGTGGTCAGTGCGGTGCTGGTGGTGTGGCTCAAGCGCCTTGGCCGCGATGACACCTGGCTGGCCATTGCCCTGGCCCTGGTGCTGGGCGGCGCGCTGGGCAACCTGTACGACCGCATCGCCCTGGGCCATGTGATCGACTTCATTCTGGTGCATTGGCAGAACCGCTGGTATTTCCCGGCGTTCAACTTTGCCGACAGTGCCATCACCGTCGGCGCAATCATGCTGGCGCTGGATATGTTCAAGAGCAAGAAAACCGGAGAGACCGTCAATGACTGA
- the fkpB gene encoding FKBP-type peptidyl-prolyl cis-trans isomerase — translation MAEQRIGQNTEVTLHFALRLENGDTVDSTFDKAPATFKVGDGNLLPGFEAALFGFKAGDKRTLQIQPENAFGQPNPQNVQIIPRSQFQDMDLSEGLLVIFNDAANTELPGVVKTFDDTQVTIDFNHPLAGKTLTFDVEIIDVKAL, via the coding sequence TTGGCTGAGCAACGCATCGGCCAGAACACGGAAGTCACTTTGCATTTCGCACTGCGCCTGGAGAATGGCGACACGGTCGACAGCACGTTCGACAAAGCCCCGGCCACCTTCAAGGTTGGCGACGGCAACCTGCTGCCGGGTTTCGAAGCGGCCCTGTTCGGCTTCAAGGCCGGCGACAAGCGCACCCTGCAAATCCAGCCGGAAAACGCTTTTGGCCAGCCCAACCCGCAAAACGTGCAGATCATCCCGCGTTCGCAGTTCCAGGACATGGACTTGTCGGAAGGCCTGTTGGTGATCTTCAATGATGCGGCAAATACCGAGTTGCCGGGTGTGGTGAAAACCTTCGATGACACGCAAGTGACCATCGACTTCAACCACCCGTTGGCCGGTAAAACCTTGACCTTTGATGTTGAAATCATCGACGTTAAAGCGCTCTGA
- the ispH gene encoding 4-hydroxy-3-methylbut-2-enyl diphosphate reductase, translated as MQIKLANPRGFCAGVDRAIEIVNRALEVFGPPIYVRHEVVHNKFVVEDLRARGAIFVEELEQVPDDVIVIFSAHGVSQAVRNEAAGRGLKVFDATCPLVTKVHIEVAKYSRDGRECILIGHAGHPEVEGTMGQYDASNGGAIYLVEDENDVASLHVHNPERLAFVTQTTLSMDDTSRVIDALRTRFPAIGGPRKDDICYATQNRQDAVKQLADECDVVLVVGSPNSSNSNRLRELAERMATPAYLIDGAEDLQRSWFDGVERIGITAGASAPEVLVRGVIQQLQAWGATGADELAGREENITFSMPKELRVRSLL; from the coding sequence ATGCAAATCAAACTCGCCAACCCCCGTGGCTTCTGCGCCGGCGTGGACCGGGCGATCGAAATCGTCAACCGCGCCCTGGAAGTCTTCGGGCCGCCGATTTACGTGCGTCATGAAGTCGTCCACAACAAGTTCGTGGTCGAAGACCTGCGCGCACGCGGTGCCATTTTTGTCGAAGAACTGGAACAGGTACCCGATGACGTCATCGTCATTTTCAGCGCCCACGGTGTTTCCCAGGCCGTCCGCAACGAAGCGGCCGGTCGTGGCCTGAAAGTGTTCGACGCCACGTGCCCGCTGGTGACCAAGGTGCACATCGAAGTCGCCAAATACAGTCGCGACGGTCGTGAATGCATCCTGATCGGCCACGCTGGCCACCCGGAAGTCGAGGGCACCATGGGCCAGTACGACGCCAGCAACGGCGGCGCCATCTACCTGGTCGAAGACGAGAACGACGTCGCCAGCCTGCATGTGCACAACCCTGAGCGTTTGGCCTTTGTCACTCAGACTACCTTGTCCATGGATGACACCAGCCGTGTGATCGATGCCCTGCGTACGCGCTTCCCGGCGATCGGCGGCCCGCGCAAGGACGACATCTGCTACGCCACGCAAAATCGCCAGGACGCAGTCAAACAACTGGCCGACGAATGTGACGTGGTATTGGTTGTCGGCAGCCCTAACAGTTCCAACTCCAACCGCCTGCGCGAGCTGGCTGAGCGTATGGCCACGCCGGCATACCTGATCGACGGTGCTGAAGACCTGCAACGCAGCTGGTTCGACGGCGTAGAGCGCATCGGTATTACTGCCGGTGCTTCGGCGCCGGAAGTGCTGGTGCGTGGTGTGATCCAGCAACTGCAGGCGTGGGGCGCCACCGGTGCCGATGAGTTGGCCGGCCGTGAAGAGAACATCACGTTCTCCATGCCCAAGGAACTGCGGGTTCGTTCGTTGCTCTGA
- a CDS encoding GspH/FimT family pseudopilin, whose translation MKQRGFTLIELLIGLLLSGMLMQWAVPGFKGLLASQQRSSAASALADGLRFARAEAIVRNRPVIIHAVEESWSRGWRVIVDASGRGHQDDNNPVLLARQGSGLVAMAGNGPVKTQVRFSGLGEPVFAGGGFRAGTVHVCDTEQGLSKHQVVLAPSGRVSLRSDNTEQALCQGGS comes from the coding sequence ATGAAGCAACGAGGTTTCACCCTGATCGAGCTGCTGATCGGCCTGCTGCTCAGCGGCATGCTGATGCAATGGGCGGTCCCCGGTTTCAAAGGCTTATTGGCATCACAGCAGCGAAGCAGCGCAGCGAGCGCCCTGGCAGATGGACTGCGCTTTGCTCGCGCCGAGGCCATCGTGCGCAATCGCCCGGTCATCATTCATGCCGTGGAGGAGAGCTGGAGCCGCGGATGGCGAGTGATCGTGGACGCCAGCGGACGAGGCCATCAAGACGACAACAACCCGGTGCTATTGGCGCGTCAGGGCAGTGGGCTGGTTGCGATGGCGGGCAATGGCCCGGTCAAGACCCAGGTACGCTTCAGCGGGCTGGGTGAACCGGTGTTTGCTGGAGGAGGATTTCGTGCCGGCACCGTACACGTGTGTGACACGGAGCAGGGCCTGAGCAAGCATCAAGTGGTGCTGGCCCCCAGCGGAAGGGTCAGCCTGCGCAGTGACAACACTGAGCAGGCCTTGTGCCAGGGCGGATCATGA
- the pilV gene encoding type IV pilus modification protein PilV: MPVSLNKSPTGALRCQQYGMTLIEVLVSVLILAVGLLGAAALQLKALKYTDSSRMISQASFIAYDMLDRVRANSHADYSWSQTGRPVSSAVGASVRDLDLHDFEANIVGFAGEGAKGSVVVSGNEVTVSISWDDARAASGPGARETFSLTSRIAAASEVGP; the protein is encoded by the coding sequence ATGCCCGTATCCCTGAATAAATCTCCCACCGGCGCCCTGCGTTGCCAGCAATACGGCATGACGCTGATTGAGGTGCTGGTGTCTGTGCTGATTCTCGCAGTCGGACTGCTCGGGGCCGCGGCTCTCCAGCTCAAGGCCCTCAAGTACACCGACAGCTCAAGAATGATCAGCCAGGCCAGTTTCATTGCCTACGACATGCTGGATCGGGTACGTGCCAATTCGCACGCCGATTACTCCTGGAGCCAGACCGGGCGGCCAGTGTCCAGCGCGGTTGGCGCCAGTGTGCGGGATCTCGACCTGCATGACTTTGAAGCCAATATCGTCGGGTTTGCCGGGGAGGGCGCCAAGGGTTCTGTGGTGGTCAGCGGCAACGAGGTGACAGTCAGCATCAGTTGGGACGACGCCAGAGCGGCGAGCGGCCCCGGCGCACGGGAAACGTTCAGCCTGACCAGCCGTATTGCCGCCGCTTCGGAAGTCGGGCCTTGA
- a CDS encoding pilus assembly PilX family protein, protein MRFEGMYLRQAGMVLLISLVFLLALSLIGLASMQGALSQQKIAGSFWHRNQSFQTAESGLSLGAARVRTAGGTLPLCLSIHTCAPPEESHSVVSAGTNPVSSVSWVPIKGGLYGVQSLGQVDRPPGNPAALYRVTAVGFVGQSRTVLEAVYAQAVEGGGAGLRRVLWRQLQ, encoded by the coding sequence ATGCGTTTTGAAGGGATGTATCTGCGACAGGCAGGCATGGTCCTGCTGATCAGCCTGGTTTTTCTGTTGGCGCTGTCACTGATTGGTCTGGCGTCGATGCAAGGGGCGCTCTCCCAGCAAAAGATCGCCGGCAGTTTTTGGCATCGCAATCAATCATTTCAAACGGCTGAAAGCGGGTTGAGCTTGGGCGCGGCGCGGGTGCGAACAGCAGGAGGAACACTGCCGCTGTGCCTCTCAATCCACACATGTGCACCGCCAGAGGAATCGCATTCGGTTGTGAGTGCAGGAACGAACCCTGTTTCAAGTGTGAGCTGGGTGCCCATCAAAGGTGGTCTCTATGGGGTCCAGTCGCTCGGACAGGTTGATAGGCCTCCCGGGAATCCGGCTGCGTTGTATCGAGTGACGGCGGTCGGCTTCGTGGGTCAGTCGCGTACGGTGTTGGAGGCCGTTTATGCACAGGCGGTTGAAGGTGGTGGCGCCGGATTACGACGGGTTTTATGGCGGCAACTTCAATAA
- a CDS encoding type IV pilin protein, giving the protein MGKDCQGFTLIELLGAVLIVALLAGIAYPGYTRHVKKAYRAEIAALLMDQARSLELFYTRNGTFIDASGISEGNDRYRISAALQPQAFSLSATPVLGSMMADDPCGEFSLASNGERSNPGAAPEMSRRACWGQ; this is encoded by the coding sequence ATGGGCAAGGATTGCCAAGGTTTTACCCTGATCGAGTTATTGGGGGCTGTGTTGATCGTCGCATTACTGGCCGGGATCGCTTATCCCGGTTACACCCGACACGTAAAAAAGGCTTATCGCGCAGAAATCGCTGCGCTGCTGATGGATCAAGCCCGGTCCCTCGAGCTTTTTTATACGCGCAACGGCACTTTTATTGATGCCAGCGGCATCAGCGAGGGCAATGATCGCTATAGAATCAGCGCTGCATTGCAACCTCAGGCATTCAGCCTGTCAGCGACGCCGGTTCTCGGCTCCATGATGGCGGATGACCCTTGCGGCGAATTCAGCCTGGCCAGCAACGGCGAGCGCAGTAACCCGGGCGCGGCACCCGAAATGTCGCGCCGGGCATGCTGGGGGCAATGA
- the thiO gene encoding glycine oxidase ThiO, with protein MAKQQRVVIVGGGVIGLLTAFNLATQGQAVVLLERSGLGQESSWAGGGIVSPLYPWRYSPAVTALAHWSQDFYPQLAERLFAATGVDPEVHTTGLYWLDLDDEAEALAWAAREGRPLSAVDVSAAHDAVPVLGGGYSRAIYMAGVANVRNPRLVKSLKAALLALPGVTIHEQCEVSGFVLDGDNVVGVDTPAGQVLGDQVVLAAGAWSGELLGKLGLALPVEPVKGQMILYKCASDFLSSMVLAKGRYAIPRRDGHILIGSTLEHEGFDKTPTESALESLKASAVELIPELANAEVVGHWAGLRPGSPEGVPYIGEVPGFKGLWLNCGHYRNGLVLAPASCQLFADLLLGQAPIIDPAPYAPQGRLNAG; from the coding sequence ATGGCTAAGCAACAGCGAGTAGTGATTGTCGGCGGCGGGGTCATAGGGTTGTTGACCGCGTTCAACCTGGCCACCCAAGGGCAGGCGGTCGTGCTGCTGGAGCGTTCCGGGCTTGGGCAGGAGTCTTCATGGGCCGGCGGCGGCATCGTTTCGCCGCTTTACCCGTGGCGCTATAGCCCGGCGGTCACTGCGTTGGCCCATTGGTCCCAGGACTTTTATCCACAGCTGGCTGAGCGATTGTTTGCGGCCACCGGCGTCGATCCGGAGGTGCACACAACAGGCCTGTACTGGCTCGACCTGGACGACGAAGCCGAAGCGCTTGCCTGGGCGGCACGCGAGGGGCGGCCATTGAGCGCGGTGGACGTATCCGCTGCCCATGATGCGGTGCCTGTGTTGGGAGGCGGCTATTCCCGGGCGATCTACATGGCGGGCGTGGCCAATGTGCGCAACCCGCGGCTGGTCAAATCGTTGAAAGCCGCTCTATTGGCGCTGCCCGGCGTAACCATCCACGAGCAGTGTGAGGTCAGTGGCTTTGTTCTGGATGGCGACAACGTGGTGGGCGTGGATACGCCCGCGGGTCAGGTCCTTGGCGATCAGGTCGTGCTGGCGGCAGGTGCCTGGAGTGGTGAGTTGCTCGGCAAGCTGGGGCTGGCGCTGCCGGTGGAGCCGGTCAAGGGGCAGATGATCCTGTACAAATGCGCATCGGATTTTCTGTCGAGCATGGTCCTGGCCAAGGGGCGTTATGCGATCCCGCGGCGTGACGGCCACATTCTGATTGGCAGTACGCTGGAGCATGAAGGCTTCGACAAGACGCCGACCGAATCGGCCCTGGAAAGCCTCAAGGCATCAGCGGTGGAACTGATTCCAGAGTTGGCAAATGCCGAGGTGGTGGGGCACTGGGCCGGCTTGCGGCCTGGTTCGCCCGAAGGGGTTCCCTATATCGGCGAAGTTCCAGGCTTCAAGGGGCTGTGGCTCAACTGCGGGCACTATCGCAACGGCCTGGTGCTGGCGCCGGCCTCCTGCCAGTTGTTTGCCGATTTGTTGCTGGGGCAAGCGCCGATTATCGATCCGGCGCCTTATGCACCCCAGGGGCGGCTCAACGCTGGATAG
- a CDS encoding PP0621 family protein, translated as MVRLLFWIAVIAAAVWFWRKFKSPAAKQQRSGEPETTLMVRCAHCGVHLPQNRALSSGQEWYCTQAHLEQGPKSIQR; from the coding sequence ATGGTTCGTCTACTGTTCTGGATTGCCGTTATTGCTGCCGCGGTATGGTTCTGGCGCAAGTTCAAAAGCCCGGCCGCTAAACAGCAGCGCTCGGGCGAACCCGAAACAACCTTGATGGTGCGCTGTGCCCACTGTGGCGTGCACCTGCCACAGAATCGCGCATTGAGCTCGGGGCAGGAGTGGTATTGCACCCAGGCGCATCTGGAACAGGGGCCGAAGTCTATCCAGCGTTGA
- a CDS encoding outer membrane protein assembly factor BamD: MQVKHLLLIAILAMTAACSSTKEVVDENLSEVELYQLAQKDLDNNSYTSATAKLKALESRYPFGRYADQAQLELIYANYKNAEPEAAKSAAERFIRLHPQHPNVDYAYYMKGLTSFDQDVGLLARFLPLDMTKRDPGAARDSYNEFAQLTSRYPNSRYAPDAKQRMIYLRNLLASYEIHVADYYLTRQAYVAAANRGRYVVENFQETPSVGDGLAVMTEAYQGLHLDALAATSLETLKLNYPDSPNLKDGQLVPRVAEADNRSWLSKYTLGLISSRPPLPPGETRANQDVMKQFQDAKEAIPSELKPHDANGDVIEEEAPQALGNNQDRSWFSYMTFGVFD; encoded by the coding sequence ATGCAAGTGAAACACCTGCTGCTGATCGCCATCCTCGCCATGACTGCTGCTTGCTCGTCAACAAAGGAAGTCGTCGACGAAAACCTGAGCGAAGTCGAGTTGTATCAACTGGCTCAGAAAGACTTGGACAATAATAGCTACACCAGCGCCACAGCGAAGCTGAAGGCCCTGGAGTCTCGCTATCCGTTCGGGCGCTACGCCGACCAGGCCCAGCTTGAGTTGATCTACGCCAACTACAAGAACGCCGAGCCGGAAGCCGCCAAGTCCGCCGCCGAGCGTTTTATCCGCCTGCACCCGCAGCACCCGAACGTTGACTACGCCTACTACATGAAAGGCCTGACTTCGTTCGACCAGGACGTTGGCCTGCTGGCGCGCTTCCTGCCGCTGGACATGACCAAGCGTGACCCGGGTGCCGCCCGCGACTCCTACAACGAGTTCGCCCAGCTCACCAGCCGCTACCCGAACAGCCGCTACGCGCCGGACGCCAAGCAGCGCATGATCTACCTGCGCAACCTGCTGGCGTCCTACGAAATTCACGTAGCCGACTACTACCTGACCCGTCAGGCCTACGTAGCCGCCGCCAACCGTGGCCGTTACGTGGTGGAGAACTTCCAGGAAACCCCTTCCGTAGGTGACGGTCTGGCGGTGATGACCGAGGCTTACCAGGGGCTGCACCTGGATGCATTGGCCGCCACCAGCCTGGAAACCCTGAAGCTTAACTACCCGGACTCCCCGAACCTGAAAGACGGCCAGCTCGTGCCTCGGGTTGCCGAAGCCGACAACCGTTCGTGGCTCAGCAAATACACCCTGGGCCTGATCAGCTCCCGCCCACCGCTGCCGCCGGGAGAAACCCGCGCCAACCAGGACGTGATGAAACAGTTCCAGGACGCCAAGGAAGCCATTCCTTCGGAGCTCAAGCCGCACGATGCCAACGGCGACGTCATCGAAGAAGAAGCCCCACAAGCGCTCGGCAACAATCAAGACCGCTCGTGGTTCAGCTACATGACCTTCGGCGTCTTCGACTGA
- the rluD gene encoding 23S rRNA pseudouridine(1911/1915/1917) synthase RluD: MSDKIELRAEVPSELGGQRLDQVAAQLFAEHSRSRLSAWIKDGRLTVDGAVIRPRDIVHGGAILELTAEQEAQGEWVAQDIELDIVYEDDDILVINKPAGLVVHPAAGHADGTLLNALLHHVPDIINVPRCGIVHRLDKDTTGLMVVAKTIQAQTQLVTQLQSRSVSRIYECIVIGVVVAGGKINAPIGRHGQQRQRMAVMEGGKQAVSHYRVLERFRSHTHVRVKLETGRTHQIRVHMAHINFPLVGDPAYGGRFRIPPAASQTMVESLKSFPRQALHARFLELDHPTSGKRMSWESPLPDDLVWLLSLLKQDREAFIG, translated from the coding sequence ATGTCCGATAAAATTGAACTTCGCGCAGAGGTGCCGTCCGAATTGGGCGGCCAACGCCTCGATCAAGTCGCCGCACAATTATTCGCTGAGCACTCGCGCTCGCGCCTTTCCGCCTGGATCAAAGACGGCCGCCTGACTGTGGATGGAGCGGTTATCCGCCCGCGAGACATAGTCCATGGCGGTGCGATTCTTGAGCTGACTGCCGAGCAGGAAGCCCAGGGAGAGTGGGTCGCCCAGGACATCGAGCTGGATATCGTCTACGAAGACGACGACATCCTGGTCATCAACAAACCCGCAGGCCTGGTGGTTCACCCGGCAGCCGGGCACGCTGATGGCACCTTGCTCAATGCCCTGCTGCACCACGTGCCGGACATCATCAATGTGCCGCGCTGCGGCATCGTGCACCGCCTGGACAAGGACACCACCGGTCTGATGGTGGTCGCCAAGACCATCCAGGCCCAGACGCAGCTGGTCACACAATTGCAGAGCCGCAGCGTCAGCCGGATCTACGAGTGCATCGTGATCGGCGTCGTGGTGGCGGGGGGCAAGATCAACGCCCCGATTGGCCGTCACGGCCAGCAGCGCCAGCGTATGGCGGTGATGGAAGGCGGCAAGCAGGCCGTCAGCCACTACCGTGTACTGGAGCGTTTCCGTTCCCACACCCATGTGCGGGTCAAGCTGGAAACCGGGCGTACCCACCAGATTCGCGTGCACATGGCGCACATCAACTTTCCGTTGGTCGGGGATCCGGCCTATGGCGGTCGTTTCCGTATTCCGCCTGCCGCAAGCCAGACAATGGTTGAATCGTTGAAAAGCTTCCCGCGCCAGGCATTGCACGCACGCTTCCTGGAGCTGGACCATCCGACGAGCGGTAAGCGGATGAGCTGGGAGTCGCCTCTGCCGGACGATCTGGTCTGGTTGTTGTCGCTGCTCAAGCAGGACCGTGAGGCGTTTATCGGATGA